The Mixophyes fleayi isolate aMixFle1 chromosome 9, aMixFle1.hap1, whole genome shotgun sequence DNA window CGGAGAGAAACTGGTCCCTCTAACGCTCACTCTACAAACGCGCAGCGGTCAGCTGACAGCGCTAACTATCACATGATCAGGCTAAACAGTGTCAATATTGTCCAATGATGGGACAATTTGTCCATTCAAACTGGGTCATCCGTTtcctaataaaccaaatactgtattttaaaagaGCAAAACTGGGTACAGTAAGATGGCACAAACCATTTCGTGACTAGCGACTCTAGGTTATAAGGATAGTAAAGGTCACTTTTGGAGTTCAGTGACCACATagaagtcagtgcatttatagaACTCAACGGCCTTGTAATCTATAGCAGAACAcgtatttataatataatatatgtgtttttaacaaTGACCCAATGATAATACTATCACGTACTATGTATTACTATCAATAGCATCAATGATGGGCAACATGCGAATTTCACGTTAATGCGATACCAGAAGCCCCAAGGGATTCTGGGACTTTCAGTTCCACAGCGCCGGAGGTCGTGCAAGACTGATCTAGACTGTAGGAGACCACAGGAACGTGGCCCGTAGGTAACTCCCAAACCACCGCACGGGCACTCACCGTATGTAGTCGTTTCTGCACAGGATCATGCCGCTCTTGGTGTAACACGACGTGCCGATCTCGCCCAGCTGAGCCTGGCAGCAGGAACACTTCAGGCAGCGGGTGTGCCAATACCGATCCATGGAGTAAAGGAGAAAGCGGTCTGCGATCTTCCCCCCGCAGCCGGCGCAGGCTTTGGGAGGGGAACCATTACTGCTGACCGACGTGGTGGTGGCTTCTGATGTCCGGTTATTCACCATTCCTGGATCTGGAAGAGGACAGGACATAAGGTTagataggaggaggagagagagagagatcaggtTGTCTGACAATAGGCTGCTGTATGCCACTACAGCTGTAATTCTCCTGTTACACAGTTTGTGCAGAAACCTAAGTGATTGAAAGAACCACTTTGCTcaagcaccagaaaatagcttatTATACAGACATCCCTAGAGAGCAGAGCTAATCACCCCTCTGGCTGCTACACAGCCTACTCCGCGCAGCCTGGAGAACCAACACAGAGGctggctggtgggcagggggcatctgctccccaaGGCCAGTCCGATAGTGGGcaaccttaggctgggtcacctgcTTCCCCCCCCTCCTTTTAAAACATTCCTAATAAACTCCCCCCTCCCCAAGCTAAAATGTGCCAGTCAGCCCATGCCAATACTTACTGCCAGGGATCTGCAAAGCTGCATTCTAACCCTCCGCTACAACATATTACACTGTACCGGAACCCTCTGACCGCCAGCCTGCTGCAACACATTACATGCAACTGCTAGATGGCTGCATAACGTTACTGTACTGCAACTGCCTGGGGTGGGCTGAAGGGCATCACACAGGATTATAACCGGCTGCCATCTTTAGCACTGGATGCCAACCCTGCAATTCCACATATATGCCCGACTGCCAGGTGGCAGCAGCTGTACAATACTATATCCATGCACTTGCAACATAGAAAATTATTCAACCCCTGCAACTGCTACAGGGAGACAATGTCCTATATTATAGATCAGTGACTGAGGCCTTTGCAGGATTGCACTGTAGTTTAACACTGAGCAACAGTAGATTTTAACATTACCTATAATGCCAAGATGCTTAGTCTGCCCCATCCCTGCATTCatagtcgtccccccccccccccgccattaATAGCACTACAAAGCATTAACCCTTTCAGAAAAGAGCCAAGTATACTGTGAAGTCACAAACCCACCACAcgtttattaaaaaaatgattacacATCAAAATATTCTGTTTATTAGAAGTCAGCCAAGAACAATAAGTCAGCTGACGCCAGAGGTTTTCAGCCTTACCGAGATCAATTCTAACTAATAGTTTCATGCATAGAAGTCAGCTGAGCAGAATCACCATTAATGTTACGATCCTGATTCTTATGATTCGCTGCAAAACAAATTCCTAGAGCAAAGCAAATTAGGAGAGGCGGTCATTTAGCACCTCTTAATAGGCAAAACTCTCTCATCGACCAGTGTAGCCTACCAGACCACTTTTATAGATCACTGTGACGGAGAACCAATGCAACGCTAGGTTGAGTTACTTAAGCATGGCGTCCTCAAATGTCACTACCAGCGGAGAGAGCTTTGCAATACGATTGCTCCAGACTGGAAGACATTTCTTTAAATTTGGCTATGGTATAGAAGCGATTAAGTTATTTTTTGTTGCtggagaaaaaaaccaaaacattgccAGCATAAAATGAGCAATGTTTCACTAATCAAAAATCTCATCTTGAAAGACGACTTATAAAATGAGCTCTCTGAACGGTTTAATCACTCGGCGGTTTACGTTATTTTTAAGGGCACTGCATTTTCTCAGAGTGCTGTCCACAGCATTTTCCTAGCGCAGAGCTGCAAAAGCACAACGGGCTGCAATTATTCAGAAACTAGATTCACATAATTTGGTAACTAAAATAAGAATATAGTTTTAACAGCCCTAAAGGAAACTGAGTCCCAATGGGCGTCCCAAGTTTTCCATTTTAAAACATGGGAGCACCAAGCCTATTTCAGATTGCATGTACAGCTCTGGTTACTATACCCAGTGCTAACTACCATCCACTTGCAGACGGCTGAGCCCAGGGAACATTGGAGAGTAACCCCCCAGCTTAAAGTAGATTTACAGCATCAGGAAAAGCATTCagattacacacacacaggacTGTCTTCTCTAAGCCAATTAACCGGAGACTAGCACATTATCCTACAGGGTAATCTGAAGCATGGCTGACAATGTGCTAATTTAGCTCCCCATGTGCAGAGGATTGCCCATTATCCCACTGAAATGCATCAACAATGGTCCTGGGAGCGGAAATATTACTTTTACAAGTGCAATTAAGTTTTAACTTCCAGGCTGTGACTGAGTGCATAAAGAGTTAAACTAATAGTGTAATGATGTAGTAACATTTACTATAGTGGTCTCCCAATCAATAGGTACTGGATAGATCAGACTATGGATCCGTCCAGAACCTACTGTAATCTATAGAAACCGTAGATCTAAATGGATCCTGCACTGGTCCTTTCATCGTCCAGCTGATCCCTAGTTTTGTTGGCTGAGGAGATCCAGAATGAGTTTCTCTACTGACGACTCAGTAGATCAAGGACAATTTTTGCTCATATCTCAACTGTGAAAAGGGAAACTTTTTACGTGGAGAACGTTCTATGTCTTTACTGTTCGAAACACAGTAAGAGCATCATTTACACCCTGAATTCAGACTTGTACCCTGTATCTGGGATAATTGAGCAGTAGAGGGATACGAATAGATTAGGTGGTAGCATGATATGGTCAAAGTACGTCAATAAAAATAAGTTCCATATGCTTTGCCCCTGGAAAACTATCAGCAGTGTATAACTTTATAAATTATTtgcataatatacatacaaaatggaaaaaaatagagTACAACAGGAGAACATgcagtaaaaaaatacaaaactagGAGctcagatatatctatatattttatattgagatGCACAACAGAAAACATTCCAGAGTCTTTGCATTCCTACTGTGTTACAGGCTTCACTAATATAGAATAAGTGTCATCTACACACAAATTCTAGCGCCGCTGTCCAGCTTCTCAGTgctagattgcaagctctgtgGCCCGTTCAACATTCGCTCATGTCAAGCTACAGACCCACAGCTTCATTACACACACCGATGTCAGTGTCTCAGAACAGGTGATTTTCATGCAATAATGAAGAGCTGACGACCAGTTTACATTAAAAGCAAAATTACAAATCGAGTTTTTCCAGGTCAAATCTAGTCATCTTTTAAGCTTTACATCTGCGACCGAaccacaactcccagcatgccctgacaagTGGCCTTTGCCACTGCAGACCGCCACTCAATAAAACACAACTTTAATGTGTGCAGcaatgtgaggagtttgtatgttctccccgtgtttgcgtgggtttcctccgggtgctccggtttcctcccacactccaaaagcatactagtaggttaatggaCTActataaaattgaccttagtatgtgtctgtatgttaggggttTTAGactaagcaccaatggggcagggactgatgtgaatgagttctcggtacagcgctgcggaatcagtggcgctatataaataaatggtgataatgatgaaagACAATCGCTTCACAGAAGACAACCCTGTCACTGTCATTCTTATGAATAATTCCTCTCCCCCCTACTAAGTACAATCTCTAACATTTCCAGAGACCGTGCATCGGGCAAGTTTAACTGAGAATCAGAGATCTGGTGATGCAGGGGTTAAACACTTTAGAATTTCAATACAAgccccccattatctccatggatcCTGGACTGAAAGGATCTAACGTGGCTGAAACAGTTGCAGCTGCTTGTGAAACATTAGTAGGGATGTATAGACTACCAATCCCTGGCAACAGCCAGGACATCTCCAATCCCCCCACACAATCCTCAGTGCCCCCCTCTACAAGCCTCCAGGTCTCAGGTATAATACTGCGTGGATCTGTCAGTGAGACACTGATCTACTAGCACAGAAACACTTCCTGACAACCAGACCTACTGATcaattaaagtacaaatatataaacaagtGTATTTGGTAAACAGTCACATTGTTAACCATATGCATttgctataaatatatttatttatgatggatTTGTGCCAGGGCTCAGTTTGACCACAGCTATAAGTATCAGCCACATAATAAGGTGCTATAAAGAGAATATGGAATTGACTTGCAATAAGAGTGCATGTACCCTAATCTGCCTCCACACTCTGCCCTAGCCTGGGGCCCCTTTTTGGATTCATCAACAGGGTTGGGAAACCCCCCCCCATCCCTGACTCAAACATTGTGAAATCTGTGGTTTGAGATTACATACATCACAGCTGTTACATCGTACAACATAAATGCATCTACTTGTGACACTTGCATTTTTTGGAATGCTTCCACCAGACATTTCTTTTAAATCTCCTAGAGGGGTGAAAATGCTACTTTAACACTACATGAGCTCTTCACAGTTTGTGTGTAGCAGGCTCCGGCGATTTACATTCATTTCAATGCAGCTGGATATCAGCAACTTCTAAATCGTATTGTGAACATCCAGCGGAGGAGATCAGACCCTGGACTACAGCGATGCCAAACACGCTGCTCCCAAATCACAGTAACACCCCCCTTCCACTCTAATATACTTAAACATTTTAATCTACAGGGCATTCCTAAGCTACACCATACTAACATCTGTAGCTGAGGCTTCTAGCACTGGGACACAAACAATGACCCTAAATAACTGCAACCCTATCAGCGCCAAAGGCACTGCGACTTTATCCGCGCACGGTCAGCGCACAACAGACGCAGCTGTACACACAACACATGGCACAACTGTAttacagtcacacacacaaaTGTCACTGTCGTACAACGCAAGGGGAGAGCAAATGGGACGAAGTGATGGTCTCAGTTACTTTAAGTTTGCAGCCAGCAATcaatgcaaacacaggaacaaaatatatatatatatatatatatatatatatatatatatatatatatatatatatatatatatatattatagtataaaaatatatgcaaatataatataaaaatataattaaatataatatgtaaatataatatagtataaaaatatatgtaaatataatatagtataaaaatatatgtaaatataatatagtaaaaaaatatatgtaaatataatatagtataaaaatatatgtaaatataatatagtataaaaatatatgtaaatataatatagtataaaaatatatgtaaatataatatagtataaaaatatatgtaaatataatatagtataaaaatatatgtaaatataatgtaaaaagataaatatatatatataaaatctaaaataaataaataaatataatataaaaataaataaatataatataaaaaaataaatataatatatatatatatatatatatatatatctgctccCCTACCTGCTGCAGCTCCTGGCTCCTTCTCTCTATCAGTAAGATCCACTAGATCCCAGGGGGTTACACGGGCACCAGTCAGACACATACAGATCCCAGCGCACGATCCACCCGGCACAGAAGCGCTCACTGACTGCTGCAGCTGCCCGGCCGGACCCTCCTTATATAACCGCGCCCGTGACGTCACGGGGACGCCTCGCCGGCTGCCAATCCCCCGCCGGCGGGGGCGTGGCCAGTgtcagaagaaaaaaagaaaaaaagatagatGGACATTTAAATAGTTAAAGGGCCTCATCAAGGCTGGTCTGGTGCCCCGGCCACCCTCATCCTCCTCACCAACCACtagtattataaaataataattatattgtcaCATAGCTATCATTGCAGGCTGATGATAGCCTTCATTAGTACAGAGCTCATTATTGCTAATATTGTATTTTAGATCCTCTGGCACATTATTATTCATGGAATATTGGCGGCATCCTATGaatgtattattagtattacagaTGCAATCTTACACTTATGTGCTAAAATGATTGCTCTTTAAATATTGCTAATTAGAATTTGCTGGCAGTGTCATTAGCACATGCTAAGAACCATTTGCAACACTATTAACgccatgatattattattattattattattattattattattattattgctacttATATTgtattcaaactttttttttttcctttagggtataataaaatattataaaatgggAATATGCAATTAAATATAAGAAAATTAAGTTCAGGTTATAAATAACTGCTTAGTAATATAGTGTATGGGGTGGAGGGCAACTGCTTTGTGAGTAGGCACCTAAAAAAATTAgttcatttttatgcttttttttttaaagaaaaaacaagtagAGATAATATTTCAATTTAATGCAGTGTGATGCTTTGATGATCTTAAATGATCGTGgttgttttttaatttgcatGTTTGTATAGATAACTCATTATCCGAAATTCACAAGTGAAGGTTAATTCTGAATAGCTGGTCCAATTTTGGGGGGTTCAGTTTTGATTTTAGATTTAGTTATTATTTTAAAGCAGTTTTGCTCCTTAAGTAATATATTTCCAAAGGACAGCCACGAGATTGCATTGGTAACCTACCCTTCTATATAGTGCCTGTGCTGTACAGTTCATATATAACAAGCTGAGACCTGAAGTGGGGTACAGCATTGGCCGTAATGAGCCCCTGATTGTCAGATTTATAACACATTCCGACCTattttggggtcccagaacaatggcacattgGCACTGCTCAAAGTAGGTTCAGGATCACCGATCTAAAATAATCAGAATGCCTTCAATGTCTTTGCCACCCCAATATAAGTGCTATTGTGCAAGCAAATAATTCAAGATAATTGCGTGGAGAAATAATTATAATCAGCATTGCATTATACATAGCAGGAATTGTATTTATGTCAATATGGTCTTTTGCTTTGTGTCAAGGGCAGCTTATTATATTCACAATGGAACTGTCACTAGACAGagaatttattataatatatgtacactAGACTCAAGTACCAAATACAATAGAGAGTTTCTTTATCAAACTAAAGGATCCTAACTATTATTGTATTAATGTCGTCCGGTTTCTTGCTTGACAGACAGGGAACATTTAAGAATTTAGTCTACAGTGATTTTTATGTAATTGTCTCAATCCTTCCTTCTTATTAAAGGCGTACATTtctaggggtgtatttactaaactgcgggtctgaaaaaagtggagatgttgcctatagcaaccaatcagattctagctgtcattttttagaatgtactaagtaaatgataactagaatctgattggttgctataggcaacgtctccactttttcaaacccgcggtttagtaaatgtacccaataaggtcttgtgtccctgctgggatttgtagttccacagtacACGGAGAGCCACTGGCCACTGCTTGGGTCCGAGAAATTGCCTTAGACTGGAAAACAAACCCGTGTCTGCCTTGTGTACCTATAGATAAACATCATATATAAACTGGGCAAGTCAGAAGTAGCTTGTTTACAGAAGACATCTCACATATTTGGGTTCACGGTCCTTAAGCGTGCATTGATGTGTTGAGAAATCTTCAGAACTATGTAAACTTTTGATACAAgctggtaaaaaaaatacaaaattcagTTCTGCGTCTACATTAAACTGATTTGGCAATCAAGGCTTCACCTTGCAAGGCTTCATATCATCACATGACCTGCTCTTAATCATCTATCAAGGAGGAACCAACTCCATTTGAACTTCTTATCTGCCTGCAAATCATCCACAAGGGGatatgcttttttatttgtgtatatgAAATACCCCATGTCTCAAATATTTTGCACGTTGCTTTCTGTTATCATAATATTATtgtaaaatgggaaaaaaatatatataataatgataataatatatagtaataataattctgGCTCACTTCGTTTGCACGACACTAAAGGAGCTGCTGAATTGTGTGCAATCCCCAAAACCAGTGcacaatttttgtaaaaaagcaaaaaacctgCCGCTCAGTAGTTTGCAGAGTTTGCACAGCAAATGGGTCCCTGTACCCTCTCATTATGTCTCCAGCAACAGATGAGCCCGCAGGATCCCCACAGCTGTGCAAACACTAAATACCAGCATCATACTGTACTATGAACATCCTGCATACCTGCCTCTAATTCATGTGTGCAGACAGTTCCTAAATGAGTACAATTTATACCTCACCCCCACAGAACAGGGCTGCATAGGACACCAGGGCTGGCATTAGTAGCCCACGGGCCGACAGTACGCATTAACCCTTTCGGGGGGCACCTGTAGGCCTTGCAGAAACTTGCCACCTAGGAGAGTGAATGTAGTTCCCTGCCTGCAGATTCTCGTACACAGAAATTAGCCTGCAGCATTTGCAAGCCGTGGCTTGTTCCCTGACAGAGCTGGTTATGAGCTGGTTGCTAGTTTATATAGTCAGTCTCCCATTCACGTACCTAATGCTAGTTTTCTACTTCGTCATGTGTCTTCACCTACAAATGACCTCTGTCGAAAAAGCCATCAGGATGGAAAACTTACCGGCGCAACATTTTTTTTGACTTGCCTACGTTTTGAAAACTAGTTCATTCCCCCCCAAGTACAGAGTTGTGGCGATATTATTGTATGtaaatagtgaaagagaaaaagacgcgcttctttaaattaatgaaatgtgtacaagtgaataaagtCATTCGAGACGGCAGCtaaggacaaataagaccaatgtgcaagtgcaaataaaagaaaaaatgttgtccggtgctcagaaacaaacgatatatatataaaaatcactgtgtcagcatatacaaaaaggagaattttgtacacaatatagcTATGTTGGGGTTAAGATCACCGGAAAGCGTCAaacatctcctgtaggtgagtccctaagctagtgatactgtatcgtgcacaaaattctcctttatgctgACAAGGTGATTTTTATGTATAGCTATGTAAGCTTTTTGGAAAAATTAAAGGGACGAACGGCGAGAGCGTGGGACAGCGGCGCGAAGGGTCTTTCATGACATCACATGCttagtgttttaggagaaaaacagcaATGTATAGTAAAGGGACCTGTCATGGGAGTAGGGAGGACTTTGAGGTGACATTTTTACTGGTTACAACAGGTGCCTTTTCCGGGGGTGCCTAAAAGATTTATGGGACCCCTGTCGGTGTTCGATCCCAGGTCCAGTGATGAGTTTGAACAATATGATGGCTCAACGTCTTGCTAGCAAAATGaaagtttgcaaaaataattttattatgtttcGGGCTGGGTAAAACCAACAATTTGCaagaaaaccccccccccaaaaaaacccaaatgtGATAATATAGACTAAATAAAACAGTGCAGCTGAAGCATGATCCCGGAGCAGATTCATGCTCTGATGATAATATAGCTCATCGTTTTGTGGATCTCATTCAAAAGAGCTAATGGGAACTCTTACAGGGTAAGGGGCGCTTGGGATCGCCTTCTGCTTGAGTGAACGGTTGTCATGGAAACCTGGTGGGCTAGAACGCAGCCCCTTTTATCAAAAGTTTCTTCATAAAGTAACTTCTTGCAATAATAGCCCACGGAACCCCCGGCATCCGCCAACCCCAAAACAGTGGAGCGCGTGACCACATTAAAATACTCTTGGAGTAGCCGCACTTGCGCTCATAAAGAAGCTTTGCAGGTTTTCACCTTTTCTGGTTCGTATATAACCCTATTAATGTGGAAATTGATCAATTAATTGCGCTTAGGTGCAAAATATTAACTAAACCACGACAACCAATCAGCAACTAGCTTTTAACTGcccagtgcaagttagacaatgaaagcaggtgtctgattggttgctattagtgCGATGCACATTTTGCACTTAAATGTAACAGTATTGAACGAGCTACGTAAATATTTAGAAAGCTTTCTAGGAAAATATCCCTAGACATTCTCCGGCATATTTAGGGTAAAGAGGAGCGTATCTAACAAACAAATTCCGTTTTCATGACAGGAATAATGAagattttccttttgtttttaaCACTTCAGCGGTAAATCCAAATATTAGGTAGCGCTTGACGTCGGTGAACTGATAATTTCTTGTGCTGCTCTTTCAAGTGCACCTGTCACCTGCAAGCAGTGGAGGAGCGATTTTGTGGGCCCAACCAATATTCCCCTTTATTAATTAATACCCAAGGAACTAATGACATCGCAAAGTGCCTTGTGCCTCTGTATCTGCCATGTCACCTCTTGGACTGGTCGGCTGTATTCTCATAAGTAAAGTTtacctcacaaaatggctgccaccactgtgcGTCAATGTCGGTGCCCTTCCAGTGGGAAGTATCATAGGTATAATATTTTGGCCCTATAACCCTACACCTTCTTTTTATAACGAACGAAAAATTTAGACCACCGGATATTTTTTGACACCGGCGTTATAATATTATGTAGAAATTTACACACATGAAAAGATCATGGGAATGAATTGAGTGGCTCTTTGATCTGCTACGGCTGACGTTTCATAAATACACCTCACAGCCTTACGGTTTTTGAAGAGATGTTTCCATCTTGCTGGAATTCTCTTCCCCAATTCCCGGACTCGTTCCGGACACAAAATTTCCAGCTTGCCGGGATTCTCGTCTCGTGTGTATTTGCAAAATGAAAGGGGATGTTAAGACTTTCGCacatctttctcctccttttgccCTTTGATTCTCTTGATATTTTAATTGAGTTTTAGGGAGGATGAATGGCGGCTGGTTTATAATACACATGGGTTAGAGAGTGACTCCAGCAGCCAAAGGGCTGTAAGACTTAATAGATAATATTCAGGCCTTTAGAAGAAGGCTGAATGGATGTTTTGGTATTACAGTGTGGGATCCAGGGGGGCCCGGGACATTGTCACTGATCTCCACTGTGTCTTTGTTTTGCATGACAAACGGCTTCAAAATGACTTCAAAACCTTCTGTGGAATCGCCGGACAATGGGAATCTTTTCAGGCCAAATTCAGAAACCCAGTGGTCTAAGTGTTCGCCCCAAACTGCCCCTCAGTAATCTTGTCACGTGTGAGATGTCCGCTTGCAGCACACGACAGTTTATTTTAACGCGACGGCGCGTATGGGTGGCCATTGAACAAATTCTGGGCTGGAAACTAAGTCAGGTCCATGTAGTAATGCACTAAAGAAAAAGAGTTTAGTAGACAAGTCGTGAAAAGACTGGTTTTGGCGAATTGGTTGGCCGTTCGTCACAGCGTCAAAAGTGTTGAGCTAAAGTTGTATTCTAAATTGGAATTTTATATCGGCCATGTTTTGCcattcattataaaactatacCCCCCCCGAACCTCATCAATGACATCAGCACGTGTAGTATGGCCTATTATTTAAGCACTGTATGACGTGACTGCAAAGTTGCATGATATGCTCAAATAAGCTTTATAAATGCCAGGAGATGAATAAAGAGCCCCAAGTAATGATGTGGGCAGAACACCCGTCTCTCCTCCTGCCATCACCCCAGCCTTTGCACTATCACGCCCTACAAATGAGAGAGGCTCTTTGGACCATGAAGTGGCAGTGTCAAAATCCTCACACAAGATGTCCGCCTCCGCGCTGCAGACGTTTACGTTTGTGTTGCCAATGAGAACACTAGATTAATTATTTGTACATGGCTGACTTCCCCATCAAACAGCCACGGCAATCTGCCTCCACCGCATCGATTGTTTATTAAATGACTTATTGATCGTTAGGCTGTGGTAATGAGCCGACACACTTTTTTTAATAGGTGCCGTAAATAGGTAAATTAACCCCTTGCTAGAGGGAAATTCTGTGCGTTGCAGTCGTCTTCTAAGGCCATTAAAGAGAAGCTCAGGACCCCTTTTTTCAGGTACACTCACGTTGCACAGTTTATTCCCACTTGTGAATCTTGATAAACCAGGAATTAGGTCTATGTCTCCTGTCGCTTGTTGTGGGTCTTAGATTTTGTACTTTAATtttaaaggaacaattgatcTGCAAATGTGTATAATCCAGAAACATATAGTTACTCGTTGAACATCCCATTTGCTTTTATGTAAGcttaaataaacttaaaatggATGTGAGACACAGGGCCAACGGAATATGGTAAGCTTGGCAGGACATAGGCAAatcgagaggggggggggggggttcctagtgcctggaaacccccctccaagcctggagcactgtataattgaggtggctggaccctgcccccacttcacacagctctgcttgaaaagggagagctgtgtgcacctaacagtagtgcacgcagcattgcccatgtatattatggggataggaagagttaaaGAGCAGCCAATCAccatctaatattatagccacgcccccatgcatgctggtcacgcccactggcggcgtggtgtggaaacccccctctacaaatcctgcgtttgcccctgcaggaGGGTGCCTTTGCTTTCCAGGCATCCTGCCAGCTCACCTAtgctgatatttatttattttttcggtACAGGTGACATGCCCCCTTAAGATCCGGTTCTTGGGATTGGAATAGAGGTTGACGCACGCGCAATTTCCGTCAGGGGGCCGCCATAGATTGCAGCACTGACCCTTCCGACaccgaggcagccattttgtgagttgaACTAAATATTCATGAGTATGCTCTCTATCCATACACTATTTATGTTACTGTGGGACATTGTGAGGAACACTGgggggggcagccattttgtcagagGAACCAATATTCTCGGCAATTCAACCCATTAATTAAGTTAAAGCCAGCAAAATCACTAGCGATTGgagaggctgcattctcagggatagtctcataaaatggctgcctatgCTAGGAATACTTACGCTGGCTATGTGTTTACGTCCACTTACACCGCTGTCATATCAGTGTTATACAGCCGAACTCACACCCCAATCATGACACCGTCCTCCTGGCCCTCTCAGTCTGTGCTGTGACGTTTACACTGATCCCTATCATGTCTGCCTCATTACTCCTATCAGAGCCATCTTAAGTCAGACACCTAGTTTCCAGGGGCTCTTTGCTGGATAATAAAGAGTTTGGAGCCAGGGGTGAGGTCGGTGCATTTACATACTATAGAA harbors:
- the LOC142101193 gene encoding LIM domain transcription factor LMO4-A, which codes for MCLTGARVTPWDLVDLTDREKEPGAAADPGMVNNRTSEATTTSVSSNGSPPKACAGCGGKIADRFLLYSMDRYWHTRCLKCSCCQAQLGEIGTSCYTKSGMILCRNDYIRLFGSSGACSACGQSIPASEMVMRAQGSVYHLKCFTCATCRNRLVPGDRFHYINGTIFCEHDRPSGILNGHLNALQNNPLQSSPMLPDQKVC